In the Candidatus Electrothrix rattekaaiensis genome, one interval contains:
- the trpS gene encoding tryptophan--tRNA ligase, with product MQRILSGIQPSGQLHIGNYFGMMKTMIASMETSDLLVFIVDLHALTSVQDREKLSAGTLEAAADFLALGLDPEKCTFWVQSDVPEVCELSWILSNMTPMGLLERCHSYKDKVAKGIAANHGLFAYPVLMAADILLYQSEIVPVGKDQKQHLEVARDIAIKFNNTYGETFVVPEPAISENTAIVPGLDGQKMSKSYDNTIPIFLDDKPLRKRVMAVQTDSTPVEDPKDPAKCNLYALLKLFASEEKMAEVHDLYINGGAAYGYLKQDLFELIRDYYADARSKKKELLQNQDYLREVLQKGAGKARAKAAETLDVVRDRVGLRY from the coding sequence ATGCAACGTATACTCTCCGGCATCCAGCCTTCAGGACAACTCCATATCGGCAATTACTTCGGCATGATGAAAACCATGATCGCCAGCATGGAGACCTCAGATCTTCTTGTCTTTATTGTCGATCTTCACGCTCTCACCTCAGTGCAGGATCGTGAAAAACTCTCTGCTGGCACCTTGGAGGCGGCAGCGGATTTCCTCGCCTTGGGGCTTGATCCAGAAAAATGCACGTTCTGGGTTCAATCCGATGTACCGGAGGTCTGTGAGCTCTCCTGGATCTTATCAAATATGACCCCTATGGGCCTGCTGGAGCGCTGCCATTCCTATAAGGACAAGGTAGCCAAGGGCATTGCCGCAAATCACGGCCTGTTTGCCTATCCCGTGCTCATGGCCGCAGACATTCTTCTGTATCAGTCGGAAATCGTACCCGTGGGTAAGGACCAGAAGCAGCATCTGGAAGTAGCTCGGGATATTGCTATCAAATTCAATAATACCTATGGGGAAACCTTTGTGGTTCCAGAACCAGCAATCAGTGAGAATACCGCGATCGTTCCAGGGCTGGACGGTCAGAAGATGTCCAAGTCCTACGACAACACCATTCCTATCTTTCTGGATGATAAACCGCTGCGTAAACGGGTTATGGCTGTGCAGACAGACTCAACTCCGGTGGAAGACCCGAAAGACCCTGCGAAGTGCAACCTTTATGCCCTGCTCAAGCTCTTTGCCTCTGAGGAAAAAATGGCAGAAGTGCATGACCTGTATATTAATGGGGGCGCAGCCTATGGTTATCTCAAGCAGGATCTCTTTGAGCTGATCCGGGATTATTATGCCGATGCCCGGAGTAAAAAGAAAGAGCTGTTGCAGAATCAGGATTATTTACGGGAGGTTTTGCAGAAAGGAGCAGGTAAGGCCCGAGCAAAAGCGGCTGAAACCTTGGATGTGGTGCGAGATAGGGTTGGCTTGCGGTATTAA
- the mobB gene encoding molybdopterin-guanine dinucleotide biosynthesis protein B, protein MPPIITFIGWHDSGKTTLASQVVRLLKERGYSVAVIKSTKDTGLLPNQEGTDTGAYSKAGADAVTLVAPDQLVMTAAHPEKDLPALAHRFFPDVDLVIGEGFKEAGKVPKIEVFRGQGTRLADQVGGVIALATDQEIYQEMNQEISCPLVFSLNQPEKIADFLEKEYIRVPSAHDRKVHLIKTRQGKIMNSMQPFTVTQPTRLHFGAGTVKDLGKTVKDFNGSKVLLVVDPGLVKAGLLDRFTAPLEQEGISFIVYDEIDPEPGLKLADKGCAMAKEAGCDCVIGAGGGSAMDVAKAVAILLTNGGKAVDYLGLGLIKKPGVPKIMIPTSAGTGAEVTFTAVFINEETGSKGGMNGDPLYPDAAILDPELTLSLPAKVTAYTGIDALTHALEAYTSTQAHLISEMYSLEAIDLIARNLPAACANGGNLAARSAMLMGSLLGGKALATAGVGLVHAMAYPMGGMFKVPHGLANAVLLPYVVQYNLPGNYEKFALLAEVLGQNTEGLSRRHAASLCVEALYDLNADVGIPATLKDLDIPFDQIPKMAEIALTVTRPVENNPRQPSLADVIAVYERAYRHEIML, encoded by the coding sequence ATGCCCCCCATTATTACCTTCATAGGCTGGCACGATTCCGGGAAAACCACGTTGGCTTCTCAGGTGGTACGTCTGCTAAAAGAGCGTGGCTATTCCGTGGCAGTGATTAAGTCCACCAAGGACACCGGGTTGCTGCCTAATCAGGAGGGGACAGATACCGGTGCCTATAGCAAGGCTGGTGCTGATGCGGTCACGCTGGTTGCTCCAGACCAGCTGGTTATGACTGCTGCCCATCCAGAAAAGGATCTACCCGCCTTGGCTCACCGCTTTTTTCCCGATGTCGACTTGGTCATTGGCGAGGGCTTTAAAGAGGCAGGCAAGGTGCCCAAGATTGAGGTTTTTCGTGGGCAGGGGACTCGCCTTGCAGATCAGGTTGGTGGTGTCATAGCCCTAGCAACAGATCAGGAAATTTATCAGGAGATGAATCAGGAGATATCCTGCCCTTTGGTTTTTTCCCTGAATCAGCCGGAAAAAATAGCAGACTTTCTGGAAAAAGAATATATTCGAGTTCCCTCTGCGCACGATCGCAAGGTCCATTTGATCAAAACAAGACAAGGTAAAATTATGAACAGTATGCAACCCTTCACCGTGACTCAACCCACTCGTCTTCACTTTGGTGCGGGCACGGTTAAAGATCTCGGCAAGACAGTTAAGGATTTTAACGGCAGCAAGGTTCTGCTGGTAGTCGATCCCGGCTTGGTCAAGGCGGGCCTGCTTGACCGTTTTACAGCTCCTCTGGAACAGGAAGGTATTTCCTTTATTGTCTACGATGAGATTGATCCAGAACCGGGCCTGAAACTGGCTGATAAAGGCTGTGCCATGGCCAAAGAGGCTGGTTGTGATTGTGTAATCGGTGCAGGCGGGGGATCAGCAATGGATGTGGCCAAGGCTGTGGCTATCCTGTTGACTAACGGCGGCAAGGCGGTTGATTATCTTGGACTGGGCCTGATCAAAAAGCCGGGTGTGCCCAAAATTATGATCCCCACCTCTGCCGGGACTGGCGCGGAAGTGACCTTCACTGCCGTGTTTATCAACGAGGAAACTGGCTCCAAGGGCGGGATGAACGGCGATCCCCTGTACCCGGATGCTGCCATCCTTGACCCGGAATTGACCCTCAGTCTGCCTGCCAAGGTTACGGCTTATACCGGCATCGACGCCCTGACCCATGCCCTGGAGGCCTATACCTCCACCCAAGCCCATCTCATCTCGGAGATGTACTCTTTAGAGGCCATTGATCTGATTGCTCGCAACCTGCCTGCGGCCTGCGCCAACGGTGGCAATCTTGCGGCCCGCTCTGCCATGCTCATGGGTTCTTTGCTGGGCGGCAAGGCCTTGGCTACAGCCGGAGTTGGTCTGGTCCATGCTATGGCCTATCCTATGGGGGGGATGTTCAAGGTTCCGCACGGGCTGGCTAATGCGGTTCTTCTGCCCTATGTGGTGCAGTATAATTTGCCAGGAAATTACGAGAAATTTGCTCTGCTTGCTGAGGTTCTTGGCCAGAATACTGAAGGGCTGTCTCGACGCCATGCTGCCTCTCTCTGTGTTGAGGCCCTGTATGACCTGAATGCCGATGTGGGTATTCCCGCCACTCTCAAAGATTTGGATATTCCCTTTGATCAGATTCCCAAGATGGCCGAGATCGCCCTGACCGTAACCCGACCAGTGGAAAACAATCCTCGTCAGCCTTCCCTTGCCGATGTTATTGCCGTGTATGAGCGGGCCTATCGGCATGAGATTATGTTGTAG